The following proteins are co-located in the Poecile atricapillus isolate bPoeAtr1 chromosome 2, bPoeAtr1.hap1, whole genome shotgun sequence genome:
- the RGS20 gene encoding regulator of G-protein signaling 20, translated as MGSERTEIRKRQMATTPETPGAAQAQLSTGNRGSNACCFCWCCCCSCSCLTVRNQEEERARRTSHELQAEGIPNCEESPAPTLEEVNAWAQSFDKLMLTPAGRNAFREFLRTEFSEENMLFWMACEELKQESNKSVIEEKARLIYEDYISILSPKEVSLDSRVREVINRNMLEPSQHTFDDAQLQIYTLMHRDSYPRFMNSAIYKDLLQSLSEKSIEA; from the exons ATGGGATCAGAGAGGACAGAGATACGCAAACGGCAGATGGCTACGACCCCGGAGACCCCAGGTGCTGCACAGGCTCAGCTCAGCACAGGAAATCGAGGGTCCAATGCCTGCTGCTTTTGTtggtgctgttgctgcagctgctcaTG TCTTACTGTTAGAAATCAAGAAGAAGAGAGAGCAAGGAGAACATCTCATGAACTCCAAGCAGAGGGTATTCCAAACTGTGAGGAAAG CCCTGCTCCCACTCTCGAAGAAGTAAATGCCTGGGCTCAATCATTTGACAAGTTGATGCTTACTCCAGCTGGCAGAAATGCTTTTCGTGAATTTCTAAGAACAGAATTCAGCGAGGAAAACATGCTCTTCTGGATGGCCTGCGAGGAACTAAAACAAGAATCCAACAAAAGTGTCATTGAAGAAAAAGCAAGACTAATTTATGAAGATTATATTTCTATCCTTTCTCCAAAAGAG GTCAGTCTGGACTCCAGAGTAAGAGAAGTTATTAACCGAAATATGCTGGAACCTTCACAACACACCTTTGATGACGCACAGCTTCAAATTTATACCTTAATGCACAGAGACTCTTACCCACGGTTTATGAACTCTGCTATTTATAAGGACTTGCTTCAGTCCTTGTCTGAAAAATCCATCGAAGCATAG